The following nucleotide sequence is from Bradyrhizobium roseum.
CAAATCCGGCCTCGTCCACCACGCGATCGGGATGCACGATCTGCGGGGTGCCGTCATACATTTGCAGCGTGCCGGAGACATAGCGCTTCTCGCCGACCGGCAGCAGCTTTTCGACATAACCGGGCTTGGCGCGAAAGAATGTCAGCACCACGTCGCCGGTTTCGTCAGAGGCGTAGACGAGATAGGGTGCGCGCGAATTGCGCGGCGGCGGCGGCCGGTGGCGATCGACGGTGACTTCCAGCGTCACCATGGTTCCCTGAACCGCTTCGCGAATCTTCGGCTGCGCCCGGCGGTCGATCACGCTGGCCGGCAAATGCAGCAGCAGATCGACCAGCCGCGGCGTCTCATCGCGCGACAGCAGATAGCGCAGCAGCTTGTCCTGCTTCGGCCCGACCCCTGGAAGGGTCGTGACCGGCGCAAACAAAGGATTGAGCAAAGTGGGGCGCATCGAGCTCTCGTCGCATGCAGGTGTCATGCGCGGGCTTGACCCGCGCATCCATCTTCAAGAGAGGATGGATTGCCGGGTCAAGCCCGGCAATGACAGGACAGTTGATAATCGCGAATACAAAGGGCTGACATTGGCTGCCCTGGTCGCTATATCAACCCCGCCCGGCACGCCGGGCTTTTGGCGTTCGGATGGGACCAGGGAAATGACGGGTACGACACGGTCGAGCGGCGGCCTCGACGACCGCCGCAAGCGGCTTTTGTTCCGCTGCTGGCATCGCGGTACCCGCGAGATGGATCTTATCCTCGGCCGCTTTGCGGATGCAGAGATATCGACCCTGCGCGATGATGAACTGGCCGATCTCGAGCAACTGATCGAGCTGCCCGATCCCGATCTCTCTGCCGCGTTGATCGGCGACGCGCCGCTTGATCCGGAATACGCGACCGCGCTGTTCCACCGCATCAAGTCGTTTCGCGCCGTGGACCGCGACGCATGAAGGCGCCGGTCAAATCGCCCGCAACGCTGCTGGCTCCCGGCCGCGCGCTGACCTTCGCCAACGTTGCCGAAGGCGCCGAGGGACTGGTCGTCTCCGATCTGGCGCGCGCGGTGGCGGCACGGCCGAAACCGCCCGCCGTGAGTCTGGCCGTGGTCTGCCGCGACGGCCCGCGCATGCAGCAGCTGGCGCGGGCGCTGGAATTCTTCGCGCCCGATCTGCCGGTGATGCAGTTTCCGGCCTGGGACTGCCAGCCCTATGACCGGGTGTCGCCGCATGGCGGCATCCTGGCGCAACGCCTGACCACGCTGGCGCGGCTGTCGCGCCTGACGGGCAGCGACAAGCCGCTGATCGTGCTGACCACGGTCAACGCCATCGTGCAGCGCGTGCCGGCCCGCGAAGTCGTCGCGGCGCAGGCGCTGTCGGTGGCGCCCGGCCATGTCGTGCCGATGGACTCGATCGTGGCCTGGCTGGAGCACAATGGCTACAACCGCTCCTCGACCGTACGCGAGCCCGGCGAATATGCCGTACGCGGCGGCATCCTCGACCTGTTTCCGGCCGGCCTCGATCAGCCGGTGCGGTTTGACTTCTTCGGCGACTCCCTCGAATCGATCCGCACTTTCGACGCCGAAACCCAGCGCACGCTGCTCGGCATGCGCGCGCTCGATCTGGTTCCGGTCTCGGAATTCCAGCTCGTCACCGAAACCATCCGCCGCTTCCGCATGGGCTATGTCGCGACCTTCGGCGCGCCGCAGCGCGACGACCTGCTGTATGAAGCCGTCAGCGAGGGCCGCCGCCATCCCGGCATCGAGCACTGGCTGCCGCTGTTCCAGGAGCGGATGGACACGCTGTTCGATTATCTCGACGGCGCGCCGGTCGCGATCGAGCCGCAGGGCGAGGACGCCGCCCGCGAGCGTTTCAAGCAGATCCAGGATTATTACGAGGCGCGGCGCGAGGCGCTGGATCATCCAGGCTCCGGCGCGATCTACAAGCCGTTGCCGCCGGATCGGCTCTATCTGACGGAATCCGAGTGGACCGAACGCCTGGCTGAGGCTGCGGTGGCGCGGCTGACGCCGTTTGCGGTGCCGGACGACAGCACTGATGTGTTCGACGCCGGCGCGCGTCAGGGCCGCAATTTCACGCCCGAGCGCGCCGACACATCGGTCAACGTGTTCGAAGCCGTGGTGGCGCATGTGCAGGCGCTGCAGGCCCAGCGCAAGAAGGTGGTGATCACGCTGTGGAGCGAAGGATCGCGCGACCGCATGGACAGCATGCTGCGCGACCACAAGCTTGCCAACCTCACCAGCGTCAACGCCTGGCGCACGGTGCAGGCGACGCCGCGCAACGAGACCATGCTGGCCGTGGTCGGCATGGAAAGCGGCTTTGAGACCGACGAATTCGCCGTCATCAGCGAGCAGGACATTCTGGGCGACCGTCTGGTGCGGCCGCGCAAATCGAGCCGCAAGCTCGACAACTTCATCTCCGAAGTCACAAGTCTCGCCACCGGCGATCTCGTGGTTCACGTCGAGCACGGCATCGGGCGCTTTGTGGGCCTGCAGACCATCGAGGTTGGTGGCGCGCCGCATGACTGCCTCGAACTGCGTTACGCCGCCGAAACAAAGCTGTTCCTGCCGGTCGAGAACATCGAACTGCTGTCGCGCTACGGCTCCGACGGCGCCAATGTCGAACTGGATCGGCTCGGCGGCGGCGGCTGGCAGGCGCGCAAGGCAAAACTCAAGAACCGCATCCGCGAGATCGCCGGCGAACTGATCAAGATCGCGGCCGAACGGCAGCTGCACGAAGCGCCGAAAATGCCGGTACAGCCCCATGTCTATGACGAGTTCTGCGCGCGCTTCCCGTATGAAGAAACCGAGGACCAGCTCGGCGCCATCACGTCCACGCTGAAGGACCTCGAAAGCGGCCGGCCCATGGACCGGTTGATCTGCGGCGACGTCGGCTTCGGCAAGACCGAGGTGGCGCTGCGCGCGGCGTTTGCGGTAGCGCTCGACGGCAAGCAGGTCGCCGTGGTGGTGCCGACGACGCTCTTGGCCCGTCAGCACAGCAAGAATTTCGCCGAGCGTTTTCGCGGGTTTCCGGTCAACGTCGCGCAGGCCTCGCGCCTGATCCCGGCGAAGGAGCTGACGCAGGTCAAGAAGGGACTGACCGATGGCCAGGTCGACATCGTGGTGGGTACCCACGCGCTGCTCGGCAAGTCGATCAAGTTCAGGGATCTCGGGCTTCTGATCGTCGACGAGGAGCAGCACTTTGGCGTCAGCGCCAAGGAGCGGCTGAAGCAGTTGCGGGCGCAGGTGCACGTGTTGACGCTGAGCGCCACGCCGATTCCGCGCACGCTGCAACTGGCGCTGACCGGCGTGCGCGATCTCTCGATCATCGCCACGCCCCCGGTCGATCGCCTCGCGGTGCGCACCTTCGTGGCGCCGCACGACCCGCTGATGATCCGCGAGGCTTTGCTGCGCGAGCGCTACCGCGGCGGCCAGGCGTTCTACGTCGTGCCGCGGATCGAGGACCTCGCCAGCGTCAAGGATTTTCTCGACAAGAACGTGCCGGAGATGAAGGTCGCGGTTGCACACGGCCAGATGGCGCCGACCGTGATCGAGGACATCATGTCGGCGTTCTACGACGGCAAATACGACATCCTGCTCTCGACCACGATCATCGAGTCCGGCCTCGACATCCCGACCGCCAACACGCTGATCGTGCACCGCGCCGACATGTTCGGCCTGGCGCAGCTCTACCAGCTCCGTGGACGCGTGGGGCGCTCGAAGCTGCGCGCCTACGCCCTGTTCACGCTTCCGGCGCAGCAGAAGATCACGGCACAAGCCGAGCGGCGGCTGAAAGTGCTGCAGTCGCTGGAAACGCTCGGCGCGGGCTTCCAGCTCGCCTCGCACGACCTCGATATCCGGGGCGCCGGCAATCTGCTCGGCGAGGAGCAGTCCGGCCACATCAAGGAAGTCGGCTTCGAGCTCTATCAATCGATGCTGGAGGAGGCGATCCTCAACCTCAAGGCCGGCGTCACCGAGCCTGCCGCGGACCGCTGGTCGCCGCAGATCACCATCGGCATGCCGGTGCTGATCCCCGAGGATTACGTCAACGACCTCGCGGTGCGGCTGTCGCTGTATCGCCGGCTCGCCGATCTCGAGACCGACGAGGAGATCGACAATTTCGCCGCCGAGATGCGCGATCGTTTCGGCGTGCTGCCGGACGAAGTCCGCTATCTCTTCAAAGTCGCGGCGATCAAGGCCTATTGCCGGCGCGCCAATGTCGAGAAGGTCGATGCCGGACCGAAGGGCGCCGTCATCACCTTCCGCGACAACAAGTTCGCGCAGCCGGACCGGCTGGTGTTCTTCATCCGGCAGCACGGCCAGGCCGCAAAGGTACGGCCGGACATGAAGGTGGTGTTCCTGCAGGTGTGGAAGACCCCGGAAGAGCGGCTGATGGGGACGACCGAGATCTTGCGGCAACTCGCCAACCTCGCCGAGAGCAAGAAGGCGGCATAGCGCAGTTCAGGTAACTTCATGCCGAGCGCAGCGAGGCAGGCCATTGGGCCGCATGAAGCAGGATTGCTTCTTCACTCGCGACGTAGATAGACGCAAGCCTCGTCACGATGCGGCGCGATGGGCGTCTTCCTGCAACCGCGACCGCAGCGATTTCGCTGAATCGTTCGGCATCAGTGCGGCGACCGTGACGGCCGGCTCCGATCGTGCGTCGCGGTGACCGTGACTGGTATGGCGCATCACGCTCGACAGCCGCCGCGCAATGCTGTGCGCTGACTTCAGATCGGCTTCGGCGAACACCACGACAACCGAGCCGTCCTCAAGGGCAGCGCCAAAATCCATTTGCCGCATTAGTCGGCTGATGATCCGCGCGCCGTCGAATTGCGCGCGGGGATGTTCGGGATCGAACGCGAAGCGGGCGACCGACAATCCGCCGCCGCGCTGCTGGGTCTGGTAGATCGCGCTGGCGAAGTCGCGCTCGAAGGCCTCCGGGGTAAGCAGGCCGGTCCGCGCATCGATCAGGCCGTCGGCGTCGATGGCCTTCAGCGTGCGGCTCAGAAGCGCTTCGAAGGTATGCTGACGGACCAGCGGGAGTGCGGTCGCGACCACCTCGGCAGCGGCGTCGGAAACGACCTCAAGGTTCGGCAGATCGTAGGTCGGCGCCAGGTCGCACGCCGTCACGATGATGGGAAGGTTGCGGAAGCGGGCGTCCTCCGTCAGCACGGTGAGGAAGGCGTCGATCACGCGCGGGCTAAAACCCTCGCCGAGCACGATGCCGTCGATGTCCCTGACGTTGAGATGCTTGGCGGCGGCCTCGATCGACAGCGCGCCGACCACGCCGGTGCGCTCGCCGAGCGCCACCGACAGCGCTGGATAGGCGCTGCCGCGGCCGATCAGCAGCATGGTGGTGTCGCGCGCCGGATCGATCTGCGACAACGCCATCGGTGTCGACGGCACCAGCCGGCGCATCACCGTTGCATGCAGCGAGCGCACGCGCAGCGCGGCGCGCAGGCGCGCTACCAGGCGGTCCGGACTGCCACCTTGGGTCTGAAGGAAAGGAATGACGTTGTCAGGATGCGGCCGATCCGGATTGACCGCGATCAGTGGCAGGTAGGGCTGACGTGCCGCAGCGCACTCGGCCAGTTGCGCCAGTCCGGCCGCATCGGCGTCGGCGCTTGATGCCAGCACGGCTGCCGGTTGCACCTGTTCGACCGCCTGCACCGCATCGGCCCATTCGGTCTCGACCACCGGGAACAGCCGGCCGATGTCAAGCGTGGTGGCAAAGGACGGCCGCCTCGCGGCTGACACGACGAGGATCGGACCTTGCTGGGACATTCTTTGGAACTCGTGTCAGGGCGCGTCTGGGAGCCACGAGTCTAGTGTGCGGCGCTTAATGCAGCGTCAACGCCAGCCTTAAGAAGATCTTCAGACGGCGTTGTTCCGATCGCGAAATGCTTCGATCATCAAGGGGTTAAGACCGAGTTCTGCCAGCGCCTCGCGGGCCCTCGCATTGTCGATCGCACGGCCGGCGAGCCGGTGGCCGCTGAGGCGGTCGGGCAGGGCGGTCAGCAGCGCGCCCTGGCCCAGCCGCCGCGCCCATTCTTGCAGGTCCTGCGCCAGAAAGCGGTAACCGCCGACGGCCATGACACCGGACGGCGGCGCGGTGATGTTGACCGCGCCGGTCACGCGGTCGAGCCGCGCGGCGTAGTCCGTGTCGACGTAGTCGCGCGGCGGCGCTGCGATCAGGGAGTCGCTTGGCGGGGGAGGCGGCGCATAGGCCGCGACCGGCACCATCGGCCCGCGCAGTCCGAGCGTGCCGCGCGGCGTCAGCACGATATCGCCGGCGATCGACGAGCCCGGCAAGTCGCGCGGGGCGCCGTGGGGGCCGGGCTTGATGCGTGCGGGCGTGCCGTCGTCTGCAATCCGGCGCGCGCCGAACAGCCCGGCCTCGCCGAACAGATAGACGTCGGTCAGCGTCGCCTGCTTCGAGGCCCAGGCCGCGCTGGAGCCGACCTGTTCGGGTGTGCGCCACAGGCCGATGACATTGCGCAGGCTCGGCATCCGCGTGGCGAGATCCATCTCGTCGAGCCGCAACGCCAGTTGCGCCGGCGCAATCAGCGTGTCGCAGGACTGCTCGTTGATTTGCTGCTCCAGCGCCTCCTCGTCGAACGGATGGTGCAGCACCAGCGTTCCGCCCGACAGCAGCCAGACCGCCAGCGACGACGTGAGGCCGGCAAACGACATCGGCGAGAACGCCGACAGCACCGTTGCGCCTTGCGGCACGTCGCTTTCGAGCGATATCGCAAGGCCTCCGGCGATCAGGCCGAGATGGGCGCGGGGGACTGGTCGGAAGCCGTCTGCGGTGACGTCGAAGGAAATCAGCGCCGCCTTGCGGCCGTCCTGGATCACCGCGCGTGTGGTCAGGGATTCCCGGAAAATCGCGTTGTCGAGCGAGGCCATCCCTTCGGGCAAATCGTTGCCGAAGCCGCAAACATGGCGGATTGAAAAGGCCTCGGCGGCGGCGTTCATGGCGATGTCGGAATAGACCACGCCGTCGATCGTGCTCGAGGTCACGATCCCCCGCGCCGCGGTGCGGTTGAGCGCCATGGTCAGTTCCGACTGCCGCCAGAGCAGCGGCAGCACCGCAACGACGAGGCCGGCGCGGAAGGCGGCGAGCACGGTGAGTGCGAATTCGATGGTGTTGGGCAGTTGAATCGCAATGACCGAATTGGACGGCAGGCCGGATTCGATGAAATGCGCCGATAGCGCCGAGATCATGCGGTCGGCCTGCGCGAAGGTGAGCCGCTTCGGCGGCTGGCCGGTCACGCGCTGCTTGTTGAGCGGATCGACCAGCGCCAGCGCATCCGGCTGCCGCGCCAGGTTCCGTTTGAACAGCGTATCGAGCGTTGGCGAAGCGGTGGGCTGGGTCACGGCGTTACTTCGGCTCTGTCATGAGGGTTGCACGGTAGGGTCATTCACTTCGCTTCGGGCTTCCGCCACCAGGTTTCCGGGAGGTAGCCGGTTAGCGCGGTAGCCTTGGATCGTTCTATCCGATTCCAGCGTGCGATCCATTGATCCTGCATGTTAAAGACGGGGATAGCGTAAAACCCCGACATCAAAACCCGGTCCAGCGCCCGCACCGCGGAGATGAAGGCCGGCCGCTCCCGCGCTTCGAGCAGCACGGCGATCAGGGCGTCGATAGCCGGCTCCTTGGCCCCCATGTAGTTCCGGGTGCCTGGAATATCGGCGGCCTGGCTGCCGAAGTAGAACGACTGCTCGTTGCCGGGGGAGAGCGATTGATCCCAGCGGTTCTGCAGCATGTCGAATTCGTAGGCGAGACGGCGCTGGTCGAACTGCACCGGATCGACCGCGCGAACGCTGGCCTCGATGCCGGCGCGCTTGAGGTCGCGCTGATAGGCGAGCGCGATCCGCTCCTGATCGCGCGTGGTCACCAGGATTTCGAAGGTGAAGGGGGTTTTTGTGGTTCGCTGCCGCAACACGGCGCCGTCGAGTTCGTAGCCGGCGTCCGACAGCAATTTGAGGGCGCTGCGCAGCGTCGTCCGGTCGCGTCCCGAGCCGTCGGTGACGGGCAGGCGGTAGCTGCCGTCGAGGATCTCCGGCGGGATGCGCTCCGAGAACGGTTTTAGAAGTTCGCGCTCGCGGTCGTCGGCCGGGCGGCCATAGGCGGACAGTTCGGATCCCGCAAAGAACCCCGCCGCGCGCGGGTAGAGGCCGAAAAAGTAGTTGCGGTTGATCCACTCGAAATCGAATAGCAGCGTCAGCGCCTGGCGCACGCGGATGTCCGAAAACGCCGGGCGGCGGGTGTTGAACACCAAAAATTCCGACGGCTGCGGCGTCCCAGGCCTGATGGTGTCGCGGATCACTTCGCCGCTGCGGGCGGCCGGAAAATCGTAGCCCTCATGCCAGCGCAGCGGTTCGTATTCGACGCGAAAATCGTAGAGGCTGCGTTTGAACGCCTCGAACTGGCCGTTGGACTCGCGGTAATAATCGAGCCGGATCTCGTCGAAGTTCCACAAGCCGCGATTGACCGGCAGATCGCGGCCCCAGTAATCGGGATTGCGGGTCAGCGTCACGCTGGCTCCCGGCTTGACGGCGGCGACGCGATAGGGGCCGGAACCGACCGGTCCGGTCATCGTCGTTTCCTCGAAGGTCGCGGGATCGACCGCGTGCCGCGGCAACACCGGCATCAGGCCGAGGATCAGCGGCAGCTCGCGGTCGTTGATGCCGCCGAAGTCGAATCGCACGGTAAGCGGATCAAGCGCCTCGCCTTTCACGACCTTGGAATAGTACTGGCGGTGATTGGGCCGGCCCTTGTCGCGCAACAGTTCCCAGGAGAACAGCACGTCGTCGGCCGTGACCGGCTTGCCGTCGGAAAAGCGCGCTTTGGGGTTGAGGCGGAAGGTGACGTAGCTGCGCGCATCGTCGGTCTCGACGCTCTTGGCCAGCAGGCCGTAAAGCGTGAAAGCCTCGTCGTTGCCCCGCGTCATCAGGCTCTCGACCACGAACCCCCTGATCTGCTGGATCGCGATGCCGCGGACGACGAAGGGATTGAGGCTGTCAAAGGTTCCGAGCAGGCCCCAGACCAGCCGACCGCCCTTCGGTGCCTCCGGATCGGCGTAGGGCATATGCGTGAAATCGGGCGGCAGGGCCGGGGTGCCATGCATCGCCAGTGCGTGGCTCTCGGTTGCTTTTGCATCGCAAAACGGCGTCAGCCGCCCCACACCCAGCGCGAGGGCGAAACACGCCAATACACGCAGGCGGATACGCCCGTGGGCGGTCACTGGCGGGCAGGAGTGTGATTCGAAAATGCGCACTTGAAAGCTTTACCATAGGCTTCGGCCGCGCCCTCTCGGGAATGCCAAAGATACCTGTCGGCATTGATCTTTTCGCCTGCCGCTGTATTGAAGGCGGGCAATCAGCAAGGGCGGGAACAAAGGTCACGTATCCGCCTCAATTGCCAACGAGATAGCCGCCGAAGCGCGGGGTGAGGTGTCGGTGCCTGTGCGGTTTCGGGCGCTGCCGTTCAGAAAGGGTTTTCCGCAATGAATTTCCGTATCTTGGCCGGACCAGTCCGGCCGCATGGGCAGCTTGTGGCCCTGTTGGCGGCCTCGGCACTGTCGGCGACGTTGATGGTGTCAGGTGCGCAGGCCCAGACGCCCGCGCCGGCGCCGGCCGCACCGAAGGCCGCGCCCAAGGCGGCTCCGAAACAGCCCGCGCCGCCGGCGGCCCAGCAGGCCCCTGCGGCCGGTGCCCCCGCGGCCCAGCCGCAGGAACAGCAGGTGCAGCTGATCTACGCGCCCTGGACCAAGTTCTGCCTGAAGGGCCAGGAAGCCGGCGCCAAGCAGGTCTGCTTTACCGGCAAGGACGGCCGCATCGAGTCCGGCCAGCCCGTCATCGCCGCCGTGATCATCGAGCCGGAAGGCGAGCCGAAGAAGCTTTTGCGCGTGACGCTGCCGCTCGGCATGCAGCTCGTGCACGGCACCCGCATCATCGTCGACAGCAACGCGCCGCTGCAGGGGCCGTACGTCATCTGCTTCCAGAACGGCTGCATGTCCGACTACGAAGCGACGCCCGAGCTGATCGCCAGCCTGAAGAAGGGCCAGAACCTCGTCGTTCAGGCGATCAATTCCAACGGCGCGCCGCTGACGCTGCCGCTGCCGCTCGCGGGCGAGTTCGCCAAGGCCTATGACGGCCCGCCGACCGACCCGAAGCAGTTCGAGGAAAACCAGAAGAAGCTGCAGGAAGAGCTGCAGAAGAAGGCCGAAGAGCAGCGCAAGAAGCTCGAGAGCGCCAACCCGGCGACGAAGTAGCCGCCGCAGCAGGACAACGCAAAAGGCGCCCGAACGGGGCGCCTTTTTTGTTGCGGATGAAGCTCGTCAGTTCAGCGAGGGATTGCGCGGGCGGTAGCCGCCAGACTTGTCCTTGATGAAGATCTCGGCGACCTGCGAGTGGCGGATCGGCTCGCCGGAATCGTCCGGCAGCAGGTTCTGCTCGGAGACATAGGCGACGTATTCGGACTCCGAGTTTTCCGCCAGCAGGTGATAGAACGGCTGATCCTTGTGGGGCCGTACCTCCTCGGGGATCGACAACCACCATTCCTCGGTATTGTTGAATTCGGGATCGATGTCGAAAATCACGCCCCGGAATGAAAACACCCGGTGGCGGACGATCTGCCCGATCTGGAATTTGGCGGTGCGCGCTTTGATCATGTCCCGTCGAATAGACCATGATTGTGGCCGATGCTAGGGGCATGCGGACGAATTAACCTTTACGCGTGGTGGCGATGTCCTGTGCCATACCCCCGAAATCGCTGACGAAAAGACCTTCCTAGATGGCCGATATCCTCAACCTCGCGCTTCCCTACTTTGGATTGATTTTTATCGGCTTTGCCTGCGGCAAGGCGAGGGGCCTGCCCGAGTCCGGCCTCGCCTGGATGAACTTCTTCCTGCTGTACGTTTCCCTGCCGGCGTTGCTGTTCCGCATCATGTCGGACACGCCGTTTGCCGAACTGAACAACCCGCCGTTTCTGATCGCGACCACCCTGGCGACCGTCAGCGCCTTCGCCCTCGCGATGGTGGTGGGCCGCGTCTTCGGCGAACTGTCGCTGCGCAAGGCGACCATGGCAGGCCTGGCCGGCGCGTACGGCAATATCGGCTATATGGGCCCCGGGCTGGCGCTGGCGGTGCTGGGGACGAAAGCGGCGGCGCCGACCGCGCTGATCTTCTGCTGCGACAGCATCTTCCTGTTCACCATCGTGCCGCTGCTGATGGCGCTGACCGATCGCGAGCAGAAGTCGTTGCTGCATGCGATCGGCATCGCCGCGCGGCAGATCGTGATGAACCCGCTGATCATGTCGGCGGTGCTGGGCGCGCTGGTGGCGGCCTTCCATATTCCGCTGCCGACGGTGCTCGACCGCACGCTGCTGTTCCTGCAGAACGCCGCGGCGCCGACCGCGCTGTTCGTGCTCGGCGTCACCGTGGCGCTGCGTCCGTTCGACCGCGTGCCGTGGGAAGTGCCCGGCGTGATCGCGATCAAGCTGCTGATCCATCCCTTGATCGTGTTCGGCCTGATGCTGCTGTTCGGACCGTTTGCGCAGCCCTGGGCGGCGACCGCGGTGCTGATGGCCGCGCTGCCGCCGGCGCTCAATGTGTTCGTGATCGCCCGGCAGAACAACACCTGGATCGAGCCGGCCTCCGTCGCCGTGCTGATCGGGACGTTCGCCTCCGTGGTTACGCTGACCAGCGTGATGTGGTTCATCCAGAACGGGCGGCTGGTGTTTCCGTGAGCGGGCACAACACAAAACATGCAAAACAACCCCATGCACAGTAGGCAAGGTGTTGTTTTATATAGTCATTCCAGCGGGCATTCGTAGCCCGCATGAGCTCTTGCGATATGCGGGAGCAGACCCCGGGGTCGCTGCGCTCGCCCGGGCTACGCAGCGGAGCTAACCGACGCGCCTCCAGCTCGGCGCCAGGCCCTCGCGCATCGCCAGCCGGCGCAGCGGGCCGAATGAGCCGAGCAGGTGCATGCCGGCGGCGCGCAGCGACTGGATGCCGATGAAATCGCTGAGCAGGGAACGGTTGGCGACGTCGATGGCGATCAGGCGGCTGGCGACATCGGCGCGGCGGGCGGACTGGTAGCGCGCCAGCACGGCGGGCGAGCCGGGATCCTCGCCGAGCGAGATCGCGTGGCCTGCGATGTCCGCGATGTCGGCGGCGTCGCGCAGGCCCATGTTGAGTCCTTGCGCGCCGATCGGCGGCACGACGTGGGCGGACTCGCCGACCAGCGCGACGCGATGGCTGGCGAACTTGTCGGGCCTCTCGATCGCCAGCGGAAACAGATTTCGTCCGCCTTCGACCTGGACGCGGCCGAGAATGGAGTGCGACTGCCGCTCCGCGGCCTCGGACAATTCGTCGTCGCCGAGCGACATCAACCGTGCGGCCTCGCGCGTCATTGCCACCCACACCACGCTGCAGCGATTGCCGGGCAGCGGCACGAACACGCACGGGCCTTGCGCGGTGTGAAACTCGGTGGAGATGCCGTTGTGGGGACGCGCGTGCGAGATGTTGAACGTCAGTGCCGATTGATGCAGGTCGCGGCGGCTGGTTCCGATCCGGGCCGCCGCGCGGGATGGGGAATGCCGGCCATCGGCACCGATCACCAGCCGCGCCGCGAGCTGCTCGCCATCGGCCGTATGGATGATGACGCTCGCATCCTGCGGGTCGATCGTTGCCGCCTCATCGTCAAATCGAGTCAAATTCGAAAGCTCGGCGGCACGCGCTTCGAGCGCAACCATTAACGATCTGTTGTCGATGTTGTAGCCGAACTGGTCGAGGCCGATCTCGTCGGAGGTAAAGCGCACTTCGGGCGCGCGGATTAGCCGGCCGGTATCGTCGACCAGCCGCATGGTCCGCAGGGCGGCGGCCTTGTCGTGGCAGAGGGGCCAGACGTCGAGGCGTTCCAGCAGATCGGTCGAGGCGCCCAGCAGCGCCGTGGTGCGGTTGTCGGCATAGGGGGCGCGGCGGGCGAGCAGGGCGGTTTTCGCGCCGGTCACAGCCAGCGCGACAGCAGCGGTCAGCCCAGCCGGGCCGCCACCGATCACGGCGGCGTCATAAATCTGCGATGCATTGTCCATACCGGACAATTGACGGTTAGGCCGGCATTTTCAAGCCATTAACCGGCCAAAAAGTTTCCACGCAATCGCGCGGCCGAACGCCGCAAGCGGCG
It contains:
- the mfd gene encoding transcription-repair coupling factor; this encodes MKAPVKSPATLLAPGRALTFANVAEGAEGLVVSDLARAVAARPKPPAVSLAVVCRDGPRMQQLARALEFFAPDLPVMQFPAWDCQPYDRVSPHGGILAQRLTTLARLSRLTGSDKPLIVLTTVNAIVQRVPAREVVAAQALSVAPGHVVPMDSIVAWLEHNGYNRSSTVREPGEYAVRGGILDLFPAGLDQPVRFDFFGDSLESIRTFDAETQRTLLGMRALDLVPVSEFQLVTETIRRFRMGYVATFGAPQRDDLLYEAVSEGRRHPGIEHWLPLFQERMDTLFDYLDGAPVAIEPQGEDAARERFKQIQDYYEARREALDHPGSGAIYKPLPPDRLYLTESEWTERLAEAAVARLTPFAVPDDSTDVFDAGARQGRNFTPERADTSVNVFEAVVAHVQALQAQRKKVVITLWSEGSRDRMDSMLRDHKLANLTSVNAWRTVQATPRNETMLAVVGMESGFETDEFAVISEQDILGDRLVRPRKSSRKLDNFISEVTSLATGDLVVHVEHGIGRFVGLQTIEVGGAPHDCLELRYAAETKLFLPVENIELLSRYGSDGANVELDRLGGGGWQARKAKLKNRIREIAGELIKIAAERQLHEAPKMPVQPHVYDEFCARFPYEETEDQLGAITSTLKDLESGRPMDRLICGDVGFGKTEVALRAAFAVALDGKQVAVVVPTTLLARQHSKNFAERFRGFPVNVAQASRLIPAKELTQVKKGLTDGQVDIVVGTHALLGKSIKFRDLGLLIVDEEQHFGVSAKERLKQLRAQVHVLTLSATPIPRTLQLALTGVRDLSIIATPPVDRLAVRTFVAPHDPLMIREALLRERYRGGQAFYVVPRIEDLASVKDFLDKNVPEMKVAVAHGQMAPTVIEDIMSAFYDGKYDILLSTTIIESGLDIPTANTLIVHRADMFGLAQLYQLRGRVGRSKLRAYALFTLPAQQKITAQAERRLKVLQSLETLGAGFQLASHDLDIRGAGNLLGEEQSGHIKEVGFELYQSMLEEAILNLKAGVTEPAADRWSPQITIGMPVLIPEDYVNDLAVRLSLYRRLADLETDEEIDNFAAEMRDRFGVLPDEVRYLFKVAAIKAYCRRANVEKVDAGPKGAVITFRDNKFAQPDRLVFFIRQHGQAAKVRPDMKVVFLQVWKTPEERLMGTTEILRQLANLAESKKAA
- a CDS encoding FAD assembly factor SdhE — encoded protein: MTGTTRSSGGLDDRRKRLLFRCWHRGTREMDLILGRFADAEISTLRDDELADLEQLIELPDPDLSAALIGDAPLDPEYATALFHRIKSFRAVDRDA
- a CDS encoding GGDEF domain-containing protein — its product is MSQQGPILVVSAARRPSFATTLDIGRLFPVVETEWADAVQAVEQVQPAAVLASSADADAAGLAQLAECAAARQPYLPLIAVNPDRPHPDNVIPFLQTQGGSPDRLVARLRAALRVRSLHATVMRRLVPSTPMALSQIDPARDTTMLLIGRGSAYPALSVALGERTGVVGALSIEAAAKHLNVRDIDGIVLGEGFSPRVIDAFLTVLTEDARFRNLPIIVTACDLAPTYDLPNLEVVSDAAAEVVATALPLVRQHTFEALLSRTLKAIDADGLIDARTGLLTPEAFERDFASAIYQTQQRGGGLSVARFAFDPEHPRAQFDGARIISRLMRQMDFGAALEDGSVVVVFAEADLKSAHSIARRLSSVMRHTSHGHRDARSEPAVTVAALMPNDSAKSLRSRLQEDAHRAAS
- a CDS encoding AMP-binding protein, which encodes MTQPTASPTLDTLFKRNLARQPDALALVDPLNKQRVTGQPPKRLTFAQADRMISALSAHFIESGLPSNSVIAIQLPNTIEFALTVLAAFRAGLVVAVLPLLWRQSELTMALNRTAARGIVTSSTIDGVVYSDIAMNAAAEAFSIRHVCGFGNDLPEGMASLDNAIFRESLTTRAVIQDGRKAALISFDVTADGFRPVPRAHLGLIAGGLAISLESDVPQGATVLSAFSPMSFAGLTSSLAVWLLSGGTLVLHHPFDEEALEQQINEQSCDTLIAPAQLALRLDEMDLATRMPSLRNVIGLWRTPEQVGSSAAWASKQATLTDVYLFGEAGLFGARRIADDGTPARIKPGPHGAPRDLPGSSIAGDIVLTPRGTLGLRGPMVPVAAYAPPPPPSDSLIAAPPRDYVDTDYAARLDRVTGAVNITAPPSGVMAVGGYRFLAQDLQEWARRLGQGALLTALPDRLSGHRLAGRAIDNARAREALAELGLNPLMIEAFRDRNNAV